In one Flavobacteriales bacterium genomic region, the following are encoded:
- a CDS encoding SDR family oxidoreductase produces the protein MSTMKNKVALVTGAGSGIGEACVMAFAREGAKVVLSDIVGEDADRVLKAVQELGGEGTVVRSDVSRAMDNEHQVAIALQAYGRLDIAVNNAGIGGPAAPTGEYPLDGWEQVIGVNLNGVFYGMRYQIPAMLKTGGGSIINMSSILGQVGFAYSSAYVAAKHAVVGLTKNAAMEYAAQGIRVNSVGPGFIRTPLLDKHLTEEQLASIAALHPIGRLGRAEEVAELVLWLASDKASFVTGSYYAVDGGYLTR, from the coding sequence ATGAGCACAATGAAGAACAAGGTGGCCCTGGTGACCGGGGCCGGATCGGGCATCGGCGAAGCCTGTGTGATGGCCTTTGCGCGGGAAGGCGCCAAGGTGGTGCTGAGCGATATCGTGGGCGAGGACGCCGACCGTGTACTCAAAGCCGTGCAAGAACTAGGCGGCGAAGGCACCGTGGTGCGCAGCGACGTGAGCCGTGCCATGGACAACGAGCACCAGGTGGCGATTGCCCTGCAAGCCTATGGCCGCTTGGACATCGCGGTGAACAACGCGGGCATCGGCGGTCCAGCCGCACCCACCGGGGAATATCCGCTTGACGGCTGGGAACAGGTGATCGGGGTGAACCTGAACGGCGTGTTCTACGGCATGCGGTACCAGATCCCGGCCATGCTGAAGACCGGTGGCGGCAGCATCATCAACATGAGCTCCATCCTGGGCCAGGTGGGCTTTGCCTACAGCAGTGCCTACGTGGCCGCCAAGCATGCCGTGGTGGGCCTCACCAAGAACGCCGCCATGGAGTACGCCGCCCAAGGCATCCGGGTGAACAGCGTGGGACCGGGCTTCATCCGGACACCGTTGCTGGACAAGCACCTGACCGAGGAACAGCTCGCCAGCATCGCAGCGCTGCACCCCATCGGCCGCTTGGGTCGTGCCGAGGAGGTGGCCGAACTGGTGCTCTGGCTCGCGAGCGACAAGGCCAGCTTCGTCACCGGCAGCTACTACGCGGTGGACGGTGGATATCTGACGCGCTGA
- a CDS encoding translation initiation factor, with amino-acid sequence MKKRPPSGLGGLVYSTNKNLSTAREPATLPPPQQDLRIHLDRLKGNKEVTRIVGFVGKPGDLDDLGRALKSKCGVGGNTKDGVILLQGDHRDKVLAYLTEKGYKAKKAGG; translated from the coding sequence ATGAAGAAGCGCCCACCCAGCGGCCTTGGTGGCTTGGTCTACAGCACCAACAAGAACCTGAGCACGGCACGTGAGCCCGCCACCCTGCCCCCGCCCCAGCAGGACCTCCGCATCCACCTTGACCGGCTGAAGGGCAACAAGGAGGTGACGCGCATCGTGGGCTTCGTGGGCAAGCCCGGCGACCTGGACGACCTGGGCCGCGCGCTGAAGAGCAAGTGCGGCGTGGGCGGCAACACCAAGGACGGCGTGATCCTGCTCCAGGGCGATCACCGCGACAAGGTGCTGGCCTACCTGACGGAGAAGGGCTACAAGGCGAAGAAGGCGGGCGGCTGA
- a CDS encoding YdeI/OmpD-associated family protein has product MAKNPAAKTYRFTAPLEKMNAQMAFTYVEVPIDVVQEFGTKGRVRVLGTVNGVAVDRALMPQKSGVHIIILGGDIRRAAKLKRVGDPVHVEFWKHPNPDELDLPEALAETLDFMPEMKAAWERLTPGMKRSMCYWVGSAKTAPTQAKRVAELLRRFEAGDFQVGKGPSKESAKRKG; this is encoded by the coding sequence ATGGCCAAGAATCCCGCTGCCAAGACCTACCGCTTCACCGCTCCGCTGGAGAAGATGAACGCGCAGATGGCCTTCACGTACGTGGAAGTGCCCATCGATGTGGTGCAGGAGTTCGGCACCAAGGGACGCGTGCGGGTGCTGGGCACGGTGAACGGCGTGGCGGTGGACCGCGCGCTGATGCCGCAGAAGAGCGGGGTGCACATCATCATCCTGGGCGGCGACATCCGCAGGGCGGCCAAGCTCAAGCGCGTGGGCGACCCGGTCCACGTGGAGTTCTGGAAGCACCCCAACCCGGATGAACTGGACCTGCCGGAAGCGCTGGCCGAGACGCTGGACTTCATGCCGGAGATGAAGGCCGCCTGGGAGAGGCTCACCCCTGGCATGAAGCGCAGCATGTGCTACTGGGTAGGCAGCGCCAAGACCGCGCCCACACAGGCCAAGCGTGTGGCCGAATTGCTGCGTCGCTTCGAGGCTGGCGACTTCCAGGTTGGCAAGGGCCCATCCAAGGAGTCGGCTAAACGCAAGGGATAA